A region from the Aegilops tauschii subsp. strangulata cultivar AL8/78 chromosome 5, Aet v6.0, whole genome shotgun sequence genome encodes:
- the LOC109756678 gene encoding uncharacterized protein codes for MAAARDLADNQPGSTRVCTGEDVAWLDVTGVYDRDDSLKENTNPKCFIDKNYPGHKAGNGAAQRFSGNLKPTAAPIIGISGNLGQGCARRHRPPAMFPKNAKTGGGGRNPKPAVPEPGSPKVSCMGKVLSGRERDRRRELISPEKMNGGCCPWFGFPIRRSRSRKSAVESVDWSPPPRLPLAYVERKMEAKEVSTDQAAPPAPAPALAGMRRFASGRRVADWAAGTEEDGRLARSGPL; via the coding sequence ATGGCCGCCGCACGCGACCTTGCCGACAACCAGCCCGGATCCACCCGCGTCTGCACCGGAGAAGACGTCGCCTGGTTGGACGTCACAGGCGTCTACGACCGCGACGATTCCCTCAAGGAGAACACCAACCCTAAATGCTTCATCGACAAGAACTACCCCGGCCACAAGGCCGGCAACGGCGCGGCGCAGCGGTTCTCGGGCAACCTGAAGCCTACGGCGGCGCCCATCATCGGGATCTCCGGAAACCTCGGCCAGGGGTGTGCCCGGCGGCACCGCCCACCTGCGATGTTCCCAAAGAATGCCaagaccggcggcggcgggcgcaaCCCGAAGCCGGCGGTGCCGGAGCCGGGATCGCCCAAGGTGTCCTGCATGGGGAAGGTTCTATCGGGACGAGAGCGCGACCGCCGCCGGGAGCTGATCTCCCCGGAGAAGATGAATGGCGGCTGCTGCCCCTGGTTCGGTTTCCCGATCCGTCGCAGCCGCTCGAGGAAGAGCGCCGTGGAGAGCGTCGACTGGTCTCCGCCTCCCAGGCTGCCTCTGGCCTATGTGGAGCGTAAGATGGAGGCGAAGGAGGTAAGCACGGATCAGgcagcgccgcccgcgccggcgccggcgctggCAGGGATGAGGCGGTTCGCATCTGGTAGGCGCGTGGCGGATTGGGCGGCCGGGACGGAAGAGGATGGACGCTTGGCGAGATCTGGGCCGTTGTAG